Genomic segment of Panicum virgatum strain AP13 chromosome 9N, P.virgatum_v5, whole genome shotgun sequence:
tagtgtggcttgaatttcttggtggggattgttggagtaatgggcttggcccatttattctaaagcattaaaagaatttaaagcccactattaatgctagggaatcaatgtttaattccgtaccgggaattgaggaggatctcaaccgacttaaaaggtggacttcttgtacaccacttgtgaagccggtaagaggaggacggtgaaccacacgcgcacgcgctcgctcgcctcgccgagccgggccgggccgggccatggccgaggccgaggccgaggccgtggccgaggcgcggcgcggcgcggcgcggccggacgggcggtgcggggcggtgcggggcggtgcggccgtggccgaggccgaggccgaggcacggcgcggcgcggccggacgggcggtgcggggcggtgcggtgcggcgtggcgcggtgtgatgtgatggctattttgccgttgacagcaattaatcgtgcgattaaacgtgcaattaaatctgtaattaatggccataaccgcatcacctaaatgactctgatggtgtccaggttcaacgatcctgagcacctgagtcactatataaggagtgccattcccctcatccatcctgcaccagagcactgaggcaactcggctcctctcttctccctctccagttgcaacaactgagttccccaacgctaatttctgcgcgcacagaattagcgtgagcaggcctccgaaaccttgctcgccttgagatcctgcatgggataggcgggcaatcaggtttttgggtaacgctttagcgtgactactcaaaaatactaaggctttgcccgattgtacgactacttcctggtggacgagccgaacgactacgtcgactacattctggtggccgaacgactacgtcgactacatcttggtgaccgttcgtgggactgcactgcgaacttcttcctgcaccgatttagttcgactacttcgactgaggccaaccgagtagatgtctactccagttggtaacagcgcagccaatgcctccggcaacggtcccgctttagggtactccctgaaactttggttatttatattgtttatgcttatatgtgtgataagtataaacatgttcacatgttttattttactccttaaagtcatagaaatattgctagtttatacatttaattttggaattaaaatataccgaaaattgcctagatttctaacactaattaggctcattagatttgtctcacgatttacagtctatttgtatagtgcgatttatttttcgactatatttagtacactaTGCatgcgatttacaaaaattttggatTTTACGTTTAcaccatctaaacacggccttacaCTCGCAAGCTTCCATTCGGCAAGGACAGCTTGGATAGGCAAAGGCAGGCCCACGAGGCCGGAGTGGATAACTATCCAGTACACATTCTCTGCACAAGCCTGATGGATATATGCATGGTAGATTTTTCAGCATCGCCTTCAGCTCCGAGCAAGCATTCAGAAATGTCCCTTTCTTCTCTCTTCCCGTGGCAGATCAAACCGGGCGCTtggcggtggcgaggcgagTGGCATGCGGTTTGCCCCCACACAAATTGTCCATTATGCCCCATTCCCTTATCCAAACCCGTCTCAAGTAGCGCAGCCCCCACCGAGGTCAGGACAGTAAAAGGCAACCCCTGTCACGTCCCCAAGCTACCACGTCGTCTGGCAGTGTGGATCGACCAACTGCCAGTGCCAGCAGCATCGGCTCGGCAGCTTCTCCTATAGATAGCTCTGCCTGCTTGGCGTTCATCAGCAACGAAGTACTCGAGATAGATTCAGAGAGTGCAGGGCAGTTGATTCCAGGCCAAGAATCATTCCACTTTGCTTGCTGACAGCCTACTACCTAGTAGGATCCGTGGATCCATGGAGGTGGCCGGAGGAGCTGTCGGcgcgccgtccccgccgcggcgcgtggtggtggcggtggacgAGAGCGAGGAGAGCATGCACGCGCTCTCCTGGTGCCTCTCCAACGTCGTCTCCGCCGccagggccgccgcggcgccgcccccggccgtGGTGCTCGTCCACGCCCGTTCGCCGCGCCCCTTCTactaccccgccgccgtcgacgccgccggtgagatccgtcttcttcttcttcctcctcctcttgccgcCACAGTAGCTCTCCGTCCCTCGGTAATGGACCATGTACTCTCATCGTGGATTGGTCGGTGACGGTCTGACGGATTGGGAATTGGGATGGTTCGCAGGGTACGTCCTGACGCAGCAGGTGATGGACAGCATGGACCAGTACATGGCCTCCGCGGCCGACACCGTCGTCACCAAGGCCAAGAGCATCTGCACCGCGTTTCCCGGCGTACGTGCCCAGCCAGGCGATCCACCATTGATTGATTCGTCCGATCCCGAAAGAGATAGAATAATTATCCTGTAAATCTGCAGTAGTAGCTCAGCTCAGGGGACCATCTGATGGCCGGGGGTGGGTGCAGGTGAGGGTGGAGACGTGCGTGGAGAAGGGCGACCCGCGCGACGTGATCTGCGgcgcggcggagaaggccggcgccgACATGGTGGTGATGGGCAGCCACGGCTACGGCTTCCTGCAGAGGGCGCTGCGGGGGAGCGTCAGCAGCCACTGCGTGCAGAACTGCAAGTgccccgtcgtcgtcgtcaagaGGGGCCCGCCGGCGAGCACCAGGCGGCGCCGCGGATCGATCTAGGCGGCTCTAGAGGCCGTAGCCGTAAGCGCACACGAGCACgactcgcctcgcctcggcgaAACGTGACGGTGGGCGCCCGTGTACATACTTCGCTTTTGTTCGGTGCCTGTATCTCCCTGAGTATAATGTTTTCAGTTCACACAAAATATTGTAACGTGTCATGTAATGGACGTGTGTacattctatatatatatagtcgtTTCGAATATGCAGTCTAAGTTAAGAAGGGACATACTTCTCGTTCCGTCCAACATGCATTCAAATGCCTAAGTTATTAGGATTGTTTTTTCAGATCCAATCTCAACCGTCAGATCTTGATAGAATGaccatatttttcttcttctacctCCGGATGGTACTAATCGTCTTCTTCGTcatgcgccccccccccccctcttcgtGCGGCCCCCGCTCCGCACACCTTCAACCGCGTCCGATTTACACCTGCGACCCTCCACCACCGTAAAATGTAAAAATGGGCTTCGTCAAGTCATGTCATTGTCATGTCTTTAGGGTTTAGAGTTTAGGATGTAGACTTATTTCTGTGGGTGCATCGGCACCCTTAAACACAATGTAGCTTCGCCCCCATCTCACGCCCACTTTtatttattaaatattctaacacatataGAATACATATTTATAATTATCTATTTGAAACAGATTTCATATCGTATCACACCTCTTATTTGAAATATATTTACTTGAACCATTTACTTGTGAATTTGTAtttttatctcttccatcatacatgaatacatggtgacatatatcctaaaacaataatataaataaaatactaATAATGTTAGAaataataatttataatttttatattggtgcaatttgatattttattataattatataatttaaagtCAAATTTAGTATTAATTTGacttttaataatgatataattggaaaTTTTATATGCAAAtgtagggggttatttgcattgTATTAATGATATATGTGAGTAATTTATATGAAGATAATAGGGTttactttagtttttttaataataGTATAGGTAGGTAATTTAAATACATATTTAGAttttactttagtctattttcataatgatagAGTTGGgtatttattagaaaaaataataaatcaCATGACTATTATGAATAGAGTTGTCAGATTGATGACTTgttgtttctaatttttgtaagaatttctagaatttctcttttttttgaaaaagtgtCTATATAGAATTCAGCTTCAACATTGGTTCCACCACTTTACTCACTAGTGTGGCACTTCTCTGTACTTTCAATTCGGTTGAAACCATCGCCAGATGGCATTGAACTTTAAATGTTACTATTTTTTCATATTTCTTTTTTACACTCACATTCTCCAAAAAGAAGCTTATGAATTGTGAATTTTGTATACGTAATCAGATCAGATATACACAGAAAAGATAACagaatccatgcttagttccgGCTTAGGAACTTCCGTGCAACCTCACTCTtcagctcgagctccgccaccaccgccggcaaTCAGCTCCAATGCGGAGTCCACGATGCCGGAGAAGTTCTCACGGTGCTTGCTGATGCCCACGCTACCCGAGAACACGTGGTAGCACTCCAGCTCCGACGTGGTGTCGGCGATGGACTCGAGCAGCCGCTCTATCCCCACGTCCCGGAAGAGCTCCACGTACACGCCGCCGCGCGAGCACTTGGCCAGCCAGATGACCTGCTGCACCACGAACCGCCGCATCCGGGGCACCCTGATCTCCGGATACCTGTACCCCCGCAGGACGCTCGCCAGCCGCTCCACGTACGCGCGCTCCTCCgccacgccggcgccgcgcagCTCGGCGGCGAACCGCTCGCCGTCGATGAACCTGCAGATCTCCACCGTCAGGCCGACGGACACCTCCAGGACCTTGTCCCTCTCCGCCATGGTGGCGCTCAGCGCCGCCGGCAGCGCCTTGGTGGCCGCGCGCAGCCGCTCCCTGTGCTTCTCCCCCGAGTAGGCGTAGTCGTAGAGGTTCCGCAGCAGCCTCGCCGCGTtcaggcggcgcgcgtcgccgtCCTGCAGCGCCGACACGAGCTGGTCCAGCACGTCGGCCCGCTTGAGGATCGCGCCGCAGCCGTCCTCGCTCTCCAGCGCCAGCATCGCCAGCgcctcgccggcctcgccgccgagctccctCTCCTCGGCGCTGACGAAGATGGAGAGCAGCTGCTTGACCACCCCTCCGGTGGCCACGATCGCCTTCTTGCCGCTCTCGTCCAGGGCCAGCCCCGTGAGCACGTCGGCGGCCAGCTGCTGCAGCTCCCTGTGCAGCTGCCCGTAGCGCAGGATGTCGCGCAGGTTGCTCACCGTGAACACGTCCTCCGCGACGTCCTTCCGGAGCGCCAGCCCCGTTCTGCCCGTCGTGGACACCAGCATCTTCACCAGCTGGAGCGCGCGCTTCACGGCGAGGACCTGCGAGTCCGACGCGTGCGGGTTCCGGAGGAGGACCGGCGACGCCTGCGTGAAGCTGATGATCTTGGCGAGCAGGCCGCGGGCGTTGCCGATCTTGCCGCAGTTGTCGTGGTCCCTGGCGAGCTTCTTGAGGATGAGGAGACCCAGCAGGTTGAACGGCAGGTGGTCGTAACCGCGCCCTGCCGGCGAGGCCTCGTCCTCGGGGACATGGCCGGGCGTCCGCGACACGGGCGCACGCGCATTGTTCCCGCCGGTGTAGAGCAGGGACATGATGGACTCGATGGCGCCGGGGATGCCGGACACGCGGAGCGCGTTCTGGCGCCTGCCGGCGAGCTTGGACACGACCTCGGCCGCGCACCGCcgcacctcctcctcgtcggGCCGCTTCCAGTTGAGCATCTCGACGAGGCGCTCCATGGACCTCGGGGTCGTGCCGACCTTGCGCAGCGTGTCGCCCGCGGAGCGCTCGCTGTTGGCGAACTGCTGCAGGATGCGGACGCCGATGAGCTGCTCGTCGAGGAAGTTGGAGAGGATGAGCTCCTCGGCGAAGGATACGAGGTCCATCTTGATGCCGTCGAAGATGCTCCCGGTGATGCACCGCGAGTAGGCGTCGTAGAA
This window contains:
- the LOC120692115 gene encoding universal stress protein A-like protein; translated protein: MEVAGGAVGAPSPPRRVVVAVDESEESMHALSWCLSNVVSAARAAAAPPPAVVLVHARSPRPFYYPAAVDAAGYVLTQQVMDSMDQYMASAADTVVTKAKSICTAFPGVRVETCVEKGDPRDVICGAAEKAGADMVVMGSHGYGFLQRALRGSVSSHCVQNCKCPVVVVKRGPPASTRRRRGSI
- the LOC120692160 gene encoding uncharacterized protein LOC120692160, yielding MKHKKGRDAGGESNGDGGSQKGGGEAPLSIQLDIVEHPGGGGGGGGLGTGGGGSASFFEPWREQTPGSGSGHGSSGRSGGGREPPEKRLTLLALRLAVLEKAASGLGKLDFVWATVVLLGGFASSLDITDFWCVTVILVGEGARVFSRSHELEWQHHATQTSTAGGALRSSSRFFRHIVRALADPAAAVSGGGGVADDDARARAALFQRQIVAFMKQRAWHAPDVSLLPYTGWVFVSRKIGRLLNWLQLLSAFACVALSIMRLWRHDFGDGDNTRPALLLFYTLALAEASLFLFEKAYWTWKVSICKLLHQVSAECELGAYGLVSLTRFFYDAYSRCITGSIFDGIKMDLVSFAEELILSNFLDEQLIGVRILQQFANSERSAGDTLRKVGTTPRSMERLVEMLNWKRPDEEEVRRCAAEVVSKLAGRRQNALRVSGIPGAIESIMSLLYTGGNNARAPVSRTPGHVPEDEASPAGRGYDHLPFNLLGLLILKKLARDHDNCGKIGNARGLLAKIISFTQASPVLLRNPHASDSQVLAVKRALQLVKMLVSTTGRTGLALRKDVAEDVFTVSNLRDILRYGQLHRELQQLAADVLTGLALDESGKKAIVATGGVVKQLLSIFVSAEERELGGEAGEALAMLALESEDGCGAILKRADVLDQLVSALQDGDARRLNAARLLRNLYDYAYSGEKHRERLRAATKALPAALSATMAERDKVLEVSVGLTVEICRFIDGERFAAELRGAGVAEERAYVERLASVLRGYRYPEIRVPRMRRFVVQQVIWLAKCSRGGVYVELFRDVGIERLLESIADTTSELECYHVFSGSVGISKHRENFSGIVDSALELIAGGGGGARAEE